GAGATTGTTGAAAACTATGACCACTTTTCcaatcccaaaaccataaactcccattgTCACCTTTCATCAAAAAGATTATTATAGTCAGTCAATATTAAgtgaaaaaaaaatactttttatattttaagaattatttttataaaaatgattatgAAGAAACTCTTACCTCCTGTAGCTAAGACACCCTCTTCATTGACTGTCATTGCATTAATTATTGTCTTCTGTTGGGAACTACAGATAAAAAAAAACAGGTGAAATTAGAtacttttttaatttaatttttataaatcaaaTTAAATGGTATTAAAAAATAGACTCACAGCATGTTGTGCAAAAATTCTCCTCTTGGAAGGCTAAATTTTTTTATGTTGTCAGCTGATGCAGAAGCAAAACTATCcctgtaaataaaaaaaatgaattagtcaattaaaatatgaaataaaccgataaaaattaaaaagttaaaaaGCTGAAAATACATACTCAATAGGATGTTGAGCCAATGCACGCACAGATTTCTTGTGATGAGTAAGAGTTGCCATTGTTTTACCTAAAAAATAAACAACTCCAGATAAATACTAACTTCCAATAAAAAAAAAAGCCTACAatatatttacttttattttttgaataaaaaagtaTATTACCATATCTAAGATCCCAAAACTTTATAGTCGAATCATGTGAGCCAGTAACAACTTGAGGATCCTGgaataagatgtaaaaatttaATCTTTTGaattactaaaaataatatttattaaaagtAAATTTACTTACTGTAGGTCGAGTAAAAACTGAACAAACAGTATTATCATGGCCAGAAAGAGCATGGATTTGCATCTTGCTACGAATATCCCACACCTGAAATTATTCATATGTTGAACTTTAAACTATAATACAAAATTACAAATAGTCAAAAACGGTCCCTGTCTTTGAAATATTTTTCGCTTTTGTTACTTTTTTCATGGTTTAGTATCGATTTTGGTCCCTGTGACTTTCTGTCTTTGGTCCTTATTTCAAGGTTGCagggaccaaaattgaaaacaaaaacaaatttggACTAAACACGGTGAAAATCAGAAAAtagagggaccatttttgtaatttactatAAACTAAAAAATTTCATACCCGGCAAACAGAATCACGGCCTCCAGTAAGTAGAACATCAATAGTGGGATGAAGGGCAAGGCAATATACACCACTTAAATGCCCATGATATGAACGAATAacctttcaaaaataaaatatttaagaaaattatataaaatagaaaaaagaaaaaaaaaaaaaaaaaaagattttatgtttCTTGTTTAAGTGATATGAACCTTGTTCTGTTCTAGGTCCCAGCATTTAACTTGTTTGTCATCACCAGCTGAAAACATGTAAGTGTGCCTACTGCTAACAGCAAGCCCTGCAATAATTAATAAACATTAaaatttgtaatatatatatatatatatatatatatatatatatatatatatatattgttagtcaagtttaaaaaaaaataaaaaccaaaccTCGAACTTGTTCTATGTGTCCTGTTAGTGTGAGCCTTAACCTTCCAGATCCCACATCCCATATCTGTACACAACATTTTATCATGTTTAAAaacaataattatataaaaatatggaTTTGATAATTAAAACATTATAATTATTACCTTAATTGTTCGATCTGCGGATCCAGTACAGAACCACTGATTACTTGGATCAAATGCAATAGATCTCACCCATCCCAAATGGCCACTAATCACCTGTAAATATATTACCACATttaattaaacatataaaatatttttttaaaaaaaaacatttgtcaTAAAAATAAGTGTGCTTACTCTGTAGTTCTTCCATGGAGCATGCCATACAGGACGTGGCCACCTGCTAGGGATTCTTTCCATAAGGGCTGCAGTTGAAAGATTCCTACTGGAAATAACTCAAAACTATTAATAAACTATCAAATAGGAAAGATTTGTTAAATAAAACAACAcaagtttttatatatatatatatatatatatatatatatatatatatatatatatatgtgtgaaatatataataaaaaaatttcaaacctTTCTGAAGTCCCATGAGCAGGAATGATGGAAGTACTTCTCCCACTCATATTGCCATCACCTCTGTCAAACAAATACATACATAATCAATTAATTCAGTTTATCAATTAAAAAGTATatcttttaaaaaatattaaaatcatGCTTACGGGTTCTTTGATTGAACAGGAGTAATGGCTAAATCACTCTGAGCACCACTCTTCTTAGAACTTTCAGTGCCTACAAAAAATTTTATATAAGTCAAAAGATGATACTTACTATTCTATCCATGATGTTATTTGGTCTGAGTAATTTAActttcatttcataaaaaaagCTAAAAGGGTAAACTGTTGTTGTTGCATAGATTGTATAATATCAAAGTTGATGACATCAGTTAAATAAACATTTTTGATTCTAGTGTAAAATGTGAAGTCATTGTGAGTGGTATAATTGCATTGTACTTTTAGGCTTTCATGATTCCAAGTAACAACAACTTGAAGGTGAAAGCAGCATAATTCAGTGTGACAATAGCTCAACAATCTTACTTTCAAACTATCATGTGTCATTGCAATTGCTATTTAAGGGAGTCTAAATTACAGTAAATAAGAATCAACATGCAAACAAGATTAAGATTAATGCTGATAAGAATGATGGAAATCATCAGTGTGTGTACCTGGTAGAACAAGAGCATTTGAGTTTGAAGGTGTAGCTTGATTTTGTGAGGAACTCTTGATAGGCTGATTAGGCACACTTTTTATCCCCCCATACTCAACGTGTAGCTGCATTAAAAAGTAAtgcacacatataaaccacataaTATACATTCAAAAGTAATGATCACAAACGCAAGAAACAATAGTGTAAGTTCTTTCCATTCAAGAAAAAGATAAGAGGATCCAGAGACTTCTAAATATCAAACATAGTAGTATTACACAATTCCaaattcaaaatcaaacattGAATGAAACGTGGTTCTATTTGTATCATTGTGATACAGTTTAACGTgattctcaaactttttctctaaATTAGAACAATTCATATCATGTCTTGATCAAAAAACTAGTTTGTTTGGTCTAAGAAAAACGATGAAACTAACATACTTAGGGAAGAAAATAAAAACAGTACATGAAGCCATATACTGAGTGAAAATACAGCGACGTACTAACCTTATGGCTCATCCGTATCTTCTTGCTGCACAGAATTACATAAAGAACAATCAGATCAAACATTGCAATACTTACATTGATAAATCGAATTTAGGGTTTAAAAAGAAACCTTTCGGGGTCAGGAGGAGGAAACTGATTGTGGAGAGGAGAAAAAAGATCGAGAGCCCGTTTTAGGGTTTTAAAGCTAAGCTTCTTCAATGATTGTGGTTCCACTGGTAGTTCTGCCTCCATTGTTGGCCCTGGCATCTCTGCTTGTGGTGTTTGGAGAGAAACTTGGAGAAGCTCGAAGACGTCGAAAGGGGAGGCGCTTGATGGTGATTTTGGTTTCGATTTTTCTCAATCTACGGAAACGGGGACTGATTTTTCCACGGCATATTTTTATGCCCTTATTGTATTTTAGATATTGAAAGAGAGATAATGATAGTTTGGTTGCGGAAAAATACgtattttttggaaaaaaaatctaagaaaaataaaaaatttgaaaGCGCGAGTAAATCttctatttttctaatttttttcgttttttaaaatgacaaaattgcaaaaatggtctaagtatttttttgagatttttttggATTGATGTCTTTTTGAACTAGTTTCATTGCGTTTTTTGTCCCTCTGAATAGTAAAGTGACTGTAATACTCTtggtttatttatttttcatttctttcattttttaaatctaaatacttatttatttatttatttaactaattaaaaaaataaaagtctctctctctctttctctctccaccGTATACCCCACCTCCTCTTTTTTCGTTTTACCCAAGATGAACACTTCATCTTCTTCGTCTCTTCCTTCCTAATCAAAATTCCACATCTACCCACCAAATTATCATCTACAACAAccgttatagcccaaaaatcatttACATTTGATGCTAGTAATACCAACAAACCTGGATTTCATGAACTCAATATGGGTTCCCCTATTTCCCCCTTACGACCTGGACCAGTGGTAATCGACCCAACATCTTCTCCATACAACCATTGTCACCATCTTCATAGCAGCGAGAAACCAACCCCCACTCTCGTTTTCTTTCACATACAGATCTACAAATCTCGATTTCATTTTCAATGGACCTTGGTCATGGATTTTAAAGATTGTTCTCTGGAGGTGACAATAAAGATGAATTAAGATCGATAAAGTAAGGCACCGGTGTTGAGTGATATGTTAGATGAACCCTTCAACTGGGTTTTTGACATCGTAGCTTTCCGGTTGATTCGATATAAGGGGTTGTAGGTTTCCAGCAAGAGATTGAATAGGAGTTGTAggttttgataattttttttttgttttcagtAAGAGATTACCGGTAATTTAAACGATCATCTTTCTTCGTGAGATATTGAATAAATAAATTCATATCGGATAGAGGGAACTGGATTTTGATTTGTGTATGTTTATCATTTATGGAATTTGATTTGTGTGTGAGTATTTATCCCCAAAAAATTGATTTGTTTGTGGTAATCAGATCAGATTCCAAATTCAGATGAAGGAATTATCAAAGCACCTCTAGTGTTCACTGGTTTGTAAAGGGAATAGGGACGAAAGCAGCAAGGTGTTGGTGGAAATCTCGATGGCAACAGGTGGTGGTGGCTGGTTATTACGTTGGCAGGGGTGGCGAGGCTGCTTCCAGCCGCTTTGTTGCCTCTGTTACTTTTCTGTTCGGCGACAAATGATGAGGGAAGAGGGAGGGAATCAATTAGCAGTGATCGGAGAAGGTGTGGGTGGGGCTAATTGCAGAACACAGTAGGGAAGATTGGGTAATGGCAGCGGTGGTTTATGGTGGTTAAATCCCATCGTGTGTGGATTTTtcttcaagagagagagagaggttggcctttttatttttttattttttaaataaattaataattattagatttaag
The genomic region above belongs to Lactuca sativa cultivar Salinas chromosome 4, Lsat_Salinas_v11, whole genome shotgun sequence and contains:
- the LOC111878538 gene encoding protein pleiotropic regulatory locus 1 isoform X1 produces the protein MPGPTMEAELPVEPQSLKKLSFKTLKRALDLFSPLHNQFPPPDPESKKIRMSHKLHVEYGGIKSVPNQPIKSSSQNQATPSNSNALVLPGTESSKKSGAQSDLAITPVQSKNPGDGNMSGRSTSIIPAHGTSESRNLSTAALMERIPSRWPRPVWHAPWKNYRVISGHLGWVRSIAFDPSNQWFCTGSADRTIKIWDVGSGRLRLTLTGHIEQVRGLAVSSRHTYMFSAGDDKQVKCWDLEQNKVIRSYHGHLSGVYCLALHPTIDVLLTGGRDSVCRVWDIRSKMQIHALSGHDNTVCSVFTRPTDPQVVTGSHDSTIKFWDLRYGKTMATLTHHKKSVRALAQHPIEDSFASASADNIKKFSLPRGEFLHNMLSQQKTIINAMTVNEEGVLATGGDNGSLWFWDWKSGHSFQQSQTIVQPGSLDSEAGIYALSYDMTGSRLVTCEADKTIKMWKEDENATPETHPVNFKPPKDIRRF
- the LOC111878538 gene encoding protein pleiotropic regulatory locus 1 isoform X2; its protein translation is MPGPTMEAELPVEPQSLKKLSFKTLKRALDLFSPLHNQFPPPDPESKKIRMSHKLHVEYGGIKSVPNQPIKSSSQNQATPSNSNALVLPGTESSKKSGAQSDLAITPVQSKNPGDGNMSGRSTSIIPAHGTSERNLSTAALMERIPSRWPRPVWHAPWKNYRVISGHLGWVRSIAFDPSNQWFCTGSADRTIKIWDVGSGRLRLTLTGHIEQVRGLAVSSRHTYMFSAGDDKQVKCWDLEQNKVIRSYHGHLSGVYCLALHPTIDVLLTGGRDSVCRVWDIRSKMQIHALSGHDNTVCSVFTRPTDPQVVTGSHDSTIKFWDLRYGKTMATLTHHKKSVRALAQHPIEDSFASASADNIKKFSLPRGEFLHNMLSQQKTIINAMTVNEEGVLATGGDNGSLWFWDWKSGHSFQQSQTIVQPGSLDSEAGIYALSYDMTGSRLVTCEADKTIKMWKEDENATPETHPVNFKPPKDIRRF